One stretch of Clavibacter californiensis DNA includes these proteins:
- a CDS encoding YcnI family copper-binding membrane protein: MTRSSTPAPRRRILRSATALVGGVALAVAVPLAASAHVRVSPDQAAAGSYSTLTFKVPTESATATTRSVTVDLPKDAPFSSLSTEPVPGWTAKVTTEKLGTPVKTDDATITDAPVEVTWTADDGVGIKAGEFQRFTVSVGPVPDTGSIMLPAHQAYSDGSVVDWDQATPASGEEPEHPAPTLYVDDAPPADSMSAMTTTAAPDATVTTAASDTSATSSAVAVGLGVGGLALGAVALVVAVFALTRVRREGGGQA; this comes from the coding sequence ATGACCCGCTCATCCACCCCCGCCCCCCGCCGCCGGATCCTCCGCTCGGCCACCGCGCTCGTCGGCGGCGTCGCGCTCGCCGTCGCCGTGCCGCTCGCGGCCTCCGCGCACGTGCGCGTCTCGCCCGACCAGGCGGCCGCCGGCAGCTACAGCACGCTGACCTTCAAGGTCCCGACGGAGTCCGCGACCGCGACGACCAGGAGCGTCACGGTCGACCTGCCGAAGGACGCCCCCTTCTCGAGCCTCTCCACCGAGCCCGTGCCCGGCTGGACCGCCAAGGTCACGACCGAGAAGCTCGGCACCCCCGTGAAGACGGACGACGCGACCATCACGGACGCGCCCGTCGAGGTCACCTGGACCGCCGACGACGGCGTGGGCATCAAGGCAGGCGAGTTCCAGCGCTTCACCGTCTCGGTCGGACCGGTGCCCGACACCGGCAGCATCATGCTCCCCGCGCACCAGGCCTACTCGGACGGATCCGTCGTCGACTGGGACCAGGCCACCCCCGCCTCCGGCGAGGAGCCGGAGCACCCCGCGCCCACGCTCTACGTGGACGACGCCCCGCCCGCCGACTCCATGAGCGCGATGACGACCACCGCGGCGCCCGACGCGACCGTCACGACGGCGGCGTCCGACACGAGCGCCACGAGCAGCGCGGTCGCGGTGGGTCTCGGCGTCGGCGGACTCGCCCTCGGCGCGGTGGCCCTCGTGGTCGCGGTCTTCGCGCTCACCCGCGTGCGCCGCGAGGGCGGCGGCCAGGCGTGA
- a CDS encoding 4'-phosphopantetheinyl transferase family protein has product MTHIVVARVAVDASAARPARTAVGRDALRSIAAELVGAHPADVTVRARCATCGGPHGRPVLGGSRALDALHASVAHAGAAVVVAVSAGGPVGIDAEPRGREAPPGTTLEEWVRIEAVLKADGRGLRIDPSRVRFADDAHGSVAWIDGEPARYRVADVELGSDLVTALAQRGTRPRGDSISAIVVVHRPEA; this is encoded by the coding sequence ATGACGCACATCGTCGTCGCGCGCGTCGCCGTGGACGCGTCCGCCGCCCGCCCCGCCCGCACCGCCGTCGGCCGGGACGCGCTGCGGTCGATCGCCGCGGAGCTCGTGGGCGCGCATCCCGCCGACGTCACCGTCCGGGCCCGCTGCGCGACCTGCGGCGGGCCCCACGGGCGGCCGGTGCTCGGCGGATCCCGCGCGCTCGACGCCCTGCACGCGAGCGTCGCGCACGCGGGCGCCGCGGTGGTCGTCGCGGTCAGCGCGGGCGGGCCGGTCGGGATCGACGCCGAGCCGCGCGGACGGGAGGCGCCGCCCGGGACGACGCTCGAGGAGTGGGTGCGGATCGAGGCCGTGCTGAAGGCCGACGGCCGCGGCCTGCGCATCGACCCGTCGCGCGTCCGCTTCGCGGACGACGCCCACGGGTCCGTCGCGTGGATCGACGGCGAGCCCGCGCGCTATCGCGTGGCTGACGTGGAGCTCGGAAGCGATCTGGTCACGGCCCTGGCCCAGCGCGGGACCAGGCCGAGAGGAGACTCGATCAGCGCCATCGTCGTTGTGCATCGGCCCGAAGCATAG
- a CDS encoding DUF6584 family protein, with protein MDEAGAIARAEAMRDAGERARGIQSLRTRVERNPTELEARRILAEWYRDDGTHDQAGRWGIVLPGWTTTYERDRTARLFAASYPVGGDVLAFLHLPAGPIPEDARLLAARIPVQRELLSRRADPPTPGQLPGPPGPLDGYALVVGIVAVVLLLVDIAVTVVGALLGASTSGFTRWVTAGVLVLAVAAVLLAWVNARRTPARPAAQDVDEGVLPADPPGTGNPSGS; from the coding sequence ATGGACGAGGCCGGGGCGATCGCGCGCGCCGAGGCGATGCGGGATGCGGGTGAGCGCGCGAGGGGGATCCAGTCGCTGCGGACGCGCGTGGAGCGGAACCCGACCGAGCTCGAGGCCCGGCGGATCCTCGCGGAGTGGTACCGCGACGACGGTACGCACGACCAGGCCGGCCGGTGGGGCATCGTGCTCCCCGGCTGGACCACCACCTACGAGCGCGACCGCACCGCACGGCTCTTCGCGGCCTCGTACCCGGTCGGCGGCGACGTGCTCGCCTTCCTGCACCTCCCTGCCGGGCCGATCCCGGAGGATGCGCGGCTGCTGGCGGCGCGGATCCCGGTGCAGCGGGAGCTGCTGTCCCGCCGGGCGGATCCGCCGACGCCGGGCCAGCTGCCCGGACCCCCGGGCCCGCTGGACGGCTACGCCCTGGTCGTCGGGATCGTCGCCGTCGTGCTCCTCCTCGTCGACATCGCGGTGACGGTGGTCGGGGCGCTCCTCGGCGCGTCGACCAGCGGCTTCACGCGCTGGGTCACGGCGGGCGTGCTCGTGCTCGCGGTCGCCGCGGTCCTGCTGGCGTGGGTGAACGCTCGGCGGACACCGGCCCGGCCGGCCGCGCAGGACGTGGACGAGGGCGTGCTCCCCGCGGACCCGCCGGGCACTGGCAACCCCAGCGGATCATGA
- a CDS encoding GNAT family N-acetyltransferase, with protein sequence MTAIEVRALQASEVGRLEQGEPSGRGFARAIWELQEAGGSTLLVAWDGSRPVGAGQLDLRGDVPELRNLRVDAAERGRGIGTAIVRAAEERIAPGRLTVGVGLDNPRARALYERLGYHGTGEMTTTTYAYVDDAGVTRQATETDERLARDLG encoded by the coding sequence GTGACCGCGATCGAGGTCCGTGCGCTCCAGGCCTCGGAGGTCGGGCGGCTCGAGCAGGGGGAGCCGTCCGGCCGCGGGTTCGCGCGCGCCATCTGGGAGCTGCAGGAGGCGGGCGGATCCACGCTGCTCGTCGCGTGGGACGGCAGCCGTCCCGTGGGCGCCGGCCAGCTCGACCTCCGCGGCGACGTGCCGGAGCTGCGGAACCTGAGGGTGGATGCGGCGGAGCGGGGTCGCGGGATCGGCACGGCGATCGTGCGGGCGGCCGAGGAGCGGATCGCCCCCGGCCGGCTCACCGTCGGGGTCGGCCTCGACAACCCGCGTGCCCGAGCTCTGTACGAGCGGCTCGGCTACCACGGCACGGGGGAGATGACGACGACCACGTACGCGTACGTCGACGACGCGGGCGTCACCCGGCAGGCCACGGAGACGGACGAGCGGTTGGCACGCGACCTGGGCTGA
- a CDS encoding LysR family transcriptional regulator has translation MLEMRRLRLLRELKLRGTIGAVADALSFSPSSVSQQLAQLEREAGVPLLRRVGRRVVLTPQAEILVEHTTALLERLERAETEVNASLANVSGTIRVAAFQSALLALVPPALTILRDDYPDLRVEITMREPESGLHDVWARDHDLVIAEQYPAHAAPRPADLDREELCVDPLRLGLPPGRDDVRSISDARRLPWVMEPAGTASRHFAEQVCRVAGFEPDVRYVTADLQAHIDLVRGGHAASVLPDLVWAGREPDVRLIGLPGSPRRTVFTSSRVGSLDRPGIRACRDALARAVEVMGPGAG, from the coding sequence GTGCTCGAGATGCGACGGCTGCGGCTCCTGCGCGAGCTCAAGCTGCGCGGCACGATCGGCGCGGTCGCCGACGCGCTGTCGTTCAGCCCGTCGTCGGTGTCGCAGCAGCTCGCGCAGCTGGAGCGCGAGGCCGGCGTCCCGCTCCTGCGCCGGGTCGGCCGGCGGGTGGTGCTCACGCCGCAGGCCGAGATCCTCGTCGAGCACACCACGGCCCTGCTCGAGCGCCTCGAGCGCGCCGAGACGGAGGTGAACGCGTCGCTCGCGAACGTGTCCGGCACCATCCGCGTGGCGGCGTTCCAGTCGGCGCTGCTCGCGCTCGTGCCGCCCGCGCTGACGATCCTCCGCGACGACTACCCGGACCTCCGGGTCGAGATCACCATGCGCGAGCCCGAGTCGGGCCTGCACGACGTGTGGGCGCGCGACCACGACCTCGTCATCGCCGAGCAGTACCCGGCGCACGCCGCACCGCGGCCGGCCGACCTCGACCGCGAGGAGCTGTGCGTGGATCCGCTCCGCCTCGGCCTCCCGCCCGGCCGCGACGACGTGCGCTCCATCTCCGACGCGCGCCGCCTGCCGTGGGTGATGGAGCCAGCGGGCACGGCGTCCCGCCACTTCGCCGAGCAGGTGTGCCGGGTCGCGGGCTTCGAGCCGGACGTGCGGTACGTGACGGCCGACCTGCAGGCGCACATCGACCTCGTGCGCGGCGGGCACGCGGCGTCCGTGCTGCCGGACCTCGTGTGGGCCGGCCGCGAGCCCGACGTGCGGCTCATCGGCCTGCCGGGGTCGCCCCGGCGCACGGTGTTCACGTCGTCGCGCGTGGGCAGCCTCGACCGGCCGGGGATCCGCGCCTGCCGCGATGCCCTCGCACGCGCCGTCGAGGTGATGGGGCCGGGCGCGGGCTGA
- a CDS encoding copper resistance CopC family protein, whose protein sequence is MTPGDRIPARTGRRPLRRLAAAVAGAALATGALAFAGLAQGSGPDGALSASAHNYLVSSSPAAGSTIDAPPSEFTLTFNDVILDLAAAGGGGGDASSGSAAAGGSSVVQVTGPDGQGTHFETGCATDSGRTVSVPVALGGSGQYTVTWRVVSADGHPVSDSIAFTYQAPAGATASAGTPDGPGCAAAQEGAAGSGATSSGGTGSSAADPGTAAGQEQGVAPYLGVIVGVGIGIVVLAAAAVVLIVVTGRRKPAAAAATGEADGDAPREGGPPVA, encoded by the coding sequence GTGACGCCCGGAGACCGGATCCCGGCCCGCACCGGCAGGCGCCCGCTCCGGCGGCTCGCCGCGGCGGTCGCCGGCGCCGCGCTCGCGACCGGGGCGCTCGCGTTCGCCGGGCTCGCGCAGGGGAGCGGTCCCGACGGGGCGCTGTCGGCGTCGGCGCACAACTACCTCGTGTCGAGCTCGCCCGCGGCCGGATCCACGATCGACGCTCCGCCGTCGGAGTTCACGCTGACCTTCAACGACGTGATCCTCGACCTCGCCGCGGCGGGCGGGGGCGGCGGCGACGCGTCGAGCGGGTCCGCGGCCGCAGGCGGCTCGTCCGTGGTGCAGGTGACGGGACCCGACGGCCAGGGCACGCACTTCGAGACCGGCTGCGCGACGGACTCCGGACGCACGGTCTCGGTGCCGGTCGCGCTCGGTGGATCCGGGCAGTACACGGTCACGTGGCGCGTGGTCTCCGCGGACGGGCATCCGGTCTCCGACTCGATCGCTTTCACTTACCAGGCGCCCGCGGGCGCGACGGCATCGGCGGGCACGCCCGACGGGCCGGGGTGCGCGGCGGCGCAGGAGGGGGCGGCCGGATCCGGCGCGACCTCGTCGGGCGGCACCGGGTCGTCCGCCGCGGATCCGGGCACCGCGGCAGGCCAGGAGCAGGGCGTCGCGCCCTACCTCGGCGTCATCGTCGGCGTGGGCATCGGGATCGTCGTGCTCGCGGCGGCCGCGGTCGTGCTCATCGTGGTGACCGGGCGGCGGAAGCCCGCCGCGGCCGCCGCGACGGGCGAGGCCGATGGCGACGCCCCGCGCGAGGGCGGCCCACCCGTCGCCTGA
- a CDS encoding M1 family metallopeptidase translates to MRAAAGPSSGDGYTPEVGSTAYSVERYDLDLDYRVARNRLKARAVISATAREDLPRFELDLTGLRASDVRVDGRRETRHVQRGGRLVVTPATPIPAGASFTVDVAYSGEPGPRRTVWGELGWEELGDGVLVASQPSGASTWFPCNDRPDVRAPFRIRVACEVDYSVVASGRLVSRLERSGRATWTYEQDASTAPYLATVQIGRYAERRVPAGSTEAVFAYPKPREARVLHDLAPVPRMMAFFETLFGPYPFGEYRVVVTDDELEIPLEAQAMAVLGANHADGTGGSERLVAHELAHQWFGNSVGLASWQHIWLNEGFACYAEWLWSEESGGPTADTLARQHHARLDRYGTQMGIGDPGPESMFDDVVYKRGALAVHALRLTLGDTAWRQLLLRWTDPAWTAPRTTADLVGAAGDAGALLRAWLADAPLPALPRVGRR, encoded by the coding sequence GTGAGGGCCGCGGCAGGTCCCTCGTCCGGCGACGGATACACCCCCGAGGTCGGCTCCACCGCCTACTCCGTGGAGCGGTACGACCTCGACCTCGACTACCGCGTGGCGCGCAACCGGCTGAAGGCGCGCGCCGTGATCAGCGCCACCGCCCGCGAGGACCTCCCCCGGTTCGAGCTCGACCTCACGGGCCTCCGCGCCTCGGACGTGCGCGTCGACGGCCGCCGCGAGACCCGGCACGTGCAGCGCGGCGGGCGGCTCGTCGTCACCCCGGCCACGCCGATCCCCGCAGGCGCGTCCTTCACGGTAGACGTGGCCTACTCCGGCGAGCCCGGCCCCCGCCGCACCGTCTGGGGCGAGCTCGGCTGGGAGGAGCTCGGCGACGGCGTGCTCGTGGCGTCGCAGCCGAGCGGTGCGTCGACCTGGTTCCCCTGCAACGACCGGCCGGATGTGCGGGCCCCGTTCCGGATCCGCGTCGCGTGCGAGGTCGACTACTCCGTGGTCGCGAGCGGCCGGCTCGTCTCCCGGCTCGAGCGCTCGGGCCGCGCCACCTGGACCTACGAGCAGGACGCGTCCACCGCGCCGTACCTCGCGACCGTGCAGATCGGCCGCTACGCCGAGCGGCGCGTGCCCGCCGGATCCACCGAGGCCGTGTTCGCGTACCCGAAGCCGCGCGAGGCCCGCGTGCTGCACGACCTCGCGCCGGTGCCCCGCATGATGGCGTTCTTCGAGACCCTGTTCGGGCCGTACCCGTTCGGCGAGTACCGCGTGGTGGTCACGGACGACGAGCTGGAGATCCCGCTCGAGGCGCAGGCGATGGCCGTGCTCGGCGCGAACCACGCCGACGGCACGGGCGGATCCGAGCGGCTCGTCGCCCACGAGCTCGCGCACCAGTGGTTCGGCAACTCCGTGGGCCTCGCGTCGTGGCAGCACATCTGGCTCAACGAGGGCTTCGCCTGCTACGCCGAGTGGCTGTGGTCGGAGGAGTCCGGCGGGCCCACCGCGGACACGCTCGCACGCCAGCACCACGCGCGCCTCGACCGCTACGGCACGCAGATGGGCATCGGCGATCCCGGGCCGGAGTCGATGTTCGACGACGTCGTCTACAAGCGCGGCGCCCTCGCGGTGCACGCGCTGCGGCTGACGCTCGGTGACACGGCGTGGCGGCAGCTGCTGCTGCGCTGGACGGATCCGGCGTGGACGGCGCCGCGCACCACGGCCGACCTCGTGGGCGCGGCAGGCGACGCCGGCGCGCTGCTGCGCGCGTGGCTCGCGGACGCGCCGCTGCCGGCGCTGCCGCGGGTGGGGCGGCGCTGA
- a CDS encoding proline dehydrogenase family protein, translated as MTAETASAPETAAIPTVDGTAAAPDREALADRSVALVRTWLAEAAQHPADPSAERLAGVLKDENGLDFTIGFVDRVVRPEDLPVAGNSLAALTAKTPGFLPWYMQGAIRAGGILGPVLPQVVVPVARRVLREMVGHLIVDATSEKLGPAIAKLREGGSRLNLNLLGEAVLGEKEAARRLAGTRELLARDDVDYVSIKVSSVVSQLSMWAFDEAVEKVVERLTPLYELAAKAAAPKFINLDMEEYKDLDLTIEVFTRVLDQPQLKDLEAGIVLQAYLPDALAGLQRLTAWAQERRAAGGAPIKVRIVKGANLAMEQVDGRMHDWAVATWATKEQTDTHYKRMLEHALTPAAADAVKIGVAGHNLFDVAYAWLLAEERGVTDRIEFEMLLGMATGQAEAVKRTVGGLLLYTPVVHPTEFDVAISYLIRRLEENASQENFMSAVFELSTSSELFAREESRFRASLQGVDDTIPAPNRTQDRRFPPELDDVDPLAEPETPEEPEEEVDPQLTSVVQGFTRGSLLTPDALVDPDASATPFHNAADTDPALPTNRAWGREILSRVEASQLGVATIEAARIDSTGQLDDIIDGVRTAAASWGARPGEQRAALLHRVGVAIERNRARLIEVMASETGKTIAEADPEVSEAVDFAHYYAERARDLDRVQGARFVPSRVTVVAPPWNFPVAIPAGSMLAALASGSGVVVKPAGQARRSGAVLVEALREAGVPRELLALVDAGEAEFGEHLISHPAVDRVILTGGYETAEVFRSWRSDLPLLAETSGKNAIIVTPSADLDLAAADVVKSAFGHAGQKCSAASLVILVGSVGRSRRFLTQLVDAVSSLRVGYPSDPTTQMGPIIEPAAGKLKHALTQLGVGEKWLVEPEAKDETGRLWSPGVRDGVKPGSYFHLTEFFGPVLGVMRARTLEEAIRFQNAIPYGLTAGLHSLDARELEQWLETVEAGNLYVNRGITGAIVQRQPFGGWKRSSVGSGTKAGGPNYLMGLGSWVADAGRHSSSLHLRGLSPRVTELIESAQPAIRYEDFDLVRRSALSDAVAWHDEFGQVKDPSGLGVERNLFRYRPLPVTVRLTESGALADLLRVLAAGRLARAEMHVSVPGILPAGLGQVLEDLPSVHVTIETDDAWLAQVAADGIATERVRLVAARDSRLVEARALSDALRGTPDVAVFADEITAAGRVEMLTFLREQAISITAHRFGNPDAWSEAVI; from the coding sequence ATGACCGCCGAGACCGCATCCGCCCCCGAGACCGCCGCGATCCCGACGGTCGATGGCACCGCCGCAGCACCCGACCGCGAGGCGCTCGCCGACCGGTCCGTCGCCCTCGTGCGCACCTGGCTCGCGGAGGCGGCGCAGCACCCCGCGGATCCCTCCGCCGAGCGCCTCGCGGGCGTCCTCAAGGATGAGAACGGCCTCGACTTCACCATCGGCTTCGTCGACCGCGTCGTCCGTCCCGAGGACCTGCCTGTCGCCGGCAACAGCCTCGCCGCGCTCACCGCCAAGACCCCCGGCTTCCTGCCCTGGTACATGCAGGGCGCGATCCGGGCGGGCGGCATCCTCGGCCCCGTCCTCCCGCAGGTCGTCGTCCCGGTGGCGCGCCGCGTGCTGCGCGAGATGGTCGGGCACCTCATCGTCGACGCGACGAGCGAGAAGCTCGGCCCGGCCATCGCCAAGCTGCGCGAGGGCGGATCCCGCCTCAACCTCAACCTGCTCGGCGAGGCCGTGCTCGGCGAGAAGGAGGCCGCGCGCCGCCTCGCGGGCACGCGCGAGCTGCTCGCGCGTGACGACGTGGACTACGTCTCCATCAAGGTGTCGAGCGTCGTCTCGCAGCTGTCGATGTGGGCGTTCGACGAGGCCGTCGAGAAGGTCGTCGAGCGCCTGACCCCCCTGTACGAGCTGGCCGCGAAGGCCGCTGCGCCGAAGTTCATCAACCTCGACATGGAGGAGTACAAGGACCTCGACCTCACGATCGAGGTGTTCACGCGCGTGCTCGACCAGCCGCAGCTCAAGGACCTCGAGGCCGGCATCGTGCTGCAGGCGTACCTGCCCGACGCGCTCGCCGGGCTCCAGCGGCTCACGGCGTGGGCGCAGGAGCGGCGCGCGGCGGGCGGGGCGCCCATCAAGGTCCGCATCGTCAAGGGCGCGAACCTGGCGATGGAGCAGGTCGACGGCCGGATGCACGACTGGGCGGTCGCCACCTGGGCCACGAAGGAGCAGACCGACACGCACTACAAGCGGATGCTCGAGCACGCGCTCACCCCCGCCGCGGCCGACGCCGTGAAGATCGGGGTCGCCGGCCACAACCTCTTCGACGTCGCGTACGCGTGGCTGCTCGCGGAGGAGCGCGGCGTGACCGACCGGATCGAGTTCGAGATGCTGCTCGGCATGGCGACCGGCCAGGCCGAGGCCGTGAAGCGCACGGTCGGCGGGCTCCTGCTCTACACGCCCGTCGTGCACCCGACCGAGTTCGACGTGGCGATCTCGTACCTCATCCGCCGCCTGGAGGAGAACGCGAGCCAGGAGAACTTCATGTCGGCGGTGTTCGAGCTGAGCACGTCGAGCGAGCTGTTCGCGCGGGAGGAGTCGCGGTTCCGGGCGTCGCTCCAGGGAGTGGACGACACGATCCCGGCGCCGAACCGCACACAGGACCGCCGCTTCCCGCCGGAGCTCGACGACGTGGATCCGCTCGCCGAGCCCGAGACGCCGGAGGAGCCCGAGGAGGAGGTCGACCCGCAGCTCACGAGCGTGGTGCAGGGCTTCACCCGCGGCTCGCTGCTGACGCCCGACGCGCTCGTGGACCCCGACGCCTCCGCGACGCCGTTCCACAACGCGGCCGACACGGATCCGGCGCTGCCGACGAACCGCGCCTGGGGCCGCGAGATCCTGTCCCGCGTCGAGGCCTCGCAGCTGGGCGTCGCGACCATCGAGGCCGCGCGCATCGACTCCACCGGGCAGCTGGACGACATCATCGACGGCGTCCGCACGGCCGCCGCGTCCTGGGGCGCCCGCCCCGGCGAGCAGCGCGCGGCGCTCCTGCACCGCGTCGGCGTCGCGATCGAGCGCAACCGCGCGCGCCTCATCGAGGTGATGGCGTCGGAGACCGGCAAGACCATCGCCGAGGCCGACCCCGAGGTCAGCGAGGCCGTGGACTTCGCGCACTACTACGCCGAGCGCGCCCGCGACCTCGACCGCGTGCAGGGCGCCCGCTTCGTGCCGTCGCGCGTCACCGTCGTGGCGCCGCCGTGGAACTTCCCCGTCGCGATCCCCGCGGGCAGCATGCTCGCGGCCCTCGCCTCCGGCAGCGGCGTGGTCGTCAAGCCCGCCGGCCAGGCCCGCCGATCCGGCGCCGTGCTCGTCGAGGCGCTCCGCGAGGCCGGAGTGCCGCGCGAGCTGCTCGCGCTCGTCGACGCGGGCGAGGCCGAGTTCGGCGAGCACCTCATCTCCCACCCGGCGGTCGACCGCGTGATCCTCACGGGCGGCTACGAGACCGCCGAGGTCTTCCGCTCCTGGCGCTCGGACCTCCCGCTCCTCGCGGAGACCAGCGGCAAGAACGCCATCATCGTCACGCCCAGCGCCGACCTCGACCTTGCCGCGGCCGACGTCGTGAAGAGCGCGTTCGGCCACGCCGGCCAGAAGTGCTCGGCGGCGAGCCTCGTGATCCTCGTGGGCTCGGTCGGCAGGTCCCGCCGGTTCCTCACGCAGCTCGTCGACGCGGTGTCGTCGCTGCGCGTGGGCTATCCCTCGGATCCCACCACGCAGATGGGCCCGATCATCGAGCCGGCCGCCGGCAAGCTGAAGCACGCGCTCACGCAGCTCGGCGTCGGCGAGAAGTGGCTCGTGGAGCCGGAGGCGAAGGACGAGACCGGGCGCCTCTGGTCGCCGGGCGTCCGCGATGGCGTGAAGCCGGGGTCGTACTTCCACCTCACCGAGTTCTTCGGGCCCGTGCTCGGCGTGATGCGCGCGCGCACCCTCGAGGAGGCCATCCGCTTCCAGAACGCCATCCCCTACGGCCTCACCGCGGGCCTGCACAGCCTCGACGCGCGCGAGCTCGAGCAGTGGCTCGAGACCGTGGAGGCGGGCAACCTCTACGTGAACCGCGGGATCACCGGCGCGATCGTGCAGCGCCAGCCGTTCGGCGGCTGGAAGCGCTCCTCGGTCGGATCCGGCACCAAGGCCGGCGGCCCGAACTACCTCATGGGACTCGGCTCCTGGGTCGCCGACGCCGGCCGGCACTCGAGCTCCCTGCACCTCCGCGGCCTGTCGCCGCGGGTCACGGAGCTCATCGAGTCGGCGCAGCCCGCGATCCGCTACGAGGACTTCGACCTCGTCCGCCGCTCTGCGCTGAGCGACGCGGTCGCGTGGCACGACGAGTTCGGCCAGGTGAAGGACCCGAGCGGCCTCGGCGTCGAGCGGAACCTGTTCCGCTACCGGCCGCTGCCCGTCACGGTGCGGCTCACGGAGTCGGGCGCGCTCGCGGACCTGCTGCGCGTGCTCGCGGCAGGACGCCTCGCGCGGGCCGAGATGCACGTGTCGGTGCCCGGGATCCTGCCGGCCGGCCTCGGCCAGGTGCTCGAGGACCTGCCGAGCGTGCACGTGACCATCGAGACGGACGATGCGTGGCTCGCCCAGGTCGCCGCCGACGGGATCGCGACGGAGCGCGTGCGGCTCGTCGCCGCCCGCGACTCGCGGCTCGTGGAGGCGCGGGCCCTGTCCGACGCGCTCCGCGGCACACCCGACGTGGCCGTCTTCGCCGACGAGATCACCGCGGCAGGCCGCGTCGAGATGCTCACGTTCCTGCGCGAGCAGGCGATCAGCATCACGGCCCACCGCTTCGGCAACCCGGACGCCTGGAGCGAGGCGGTCATCTAG